A portion of the Segatella copri DSM 18205 genome contains these proteins:
- a CDS encoding aminoacyl-histidine dipeptidase yields MADIKNLNPVEIWRNFDKLTQVPRPSGHLEKIQAYLLDWAKEAGVEAFQDPAGNIVMRKPATPGMENRKGVIMQAHMDMVPQKAPDSKHNFETDPIETIIDGDWVRANHTTLGSDDGLGVATIMAVMESKDLQHGPIEGLITADEETGMYGANDLPAGELNGDILLNFDTEVWGEFVIGSAGGIDITATLDYKEVETDKEDAAVKVTLKGLKGGHSGIEINEGRANANKCMVRFVREAISELDARLASWQGGNMRNAIPFQAEVVLTLPKENIEALNDLVADWKDEICDEFEGIETTENIEFFAENVETPKMQVPAEIQDNLVDAIYACHDGVLRMAPSMPEIVETSSNLAIVEIGDGKAAIKILARSSHEYYKMYLATMVESCFNMAGMKVEFSGSYMGWNPNPKSDILEHVLKVYKEQNGTDGKVQAVHAGLECSIILSKYPNLDVVSFGPTLLSPHTANERCQISCVAPFWNLVKQLLTEIPAK; encoded by the coding sequence ATGGCTGACATTAAGAATTTGAACCCAGTTGAAATCTGGCGTAACTTTGACAAGTTAACACAAGTTCCACGTCCATCTGGACATTTGGAAAAAATTCAGGCTTATTTGCTCGATTGGGCAAAAGAAGCAGGTGTAGAGGCTTTCCAAGACCCAGCAGGCAACATCGTGATGCGCAAACCTGCAACTCCAGGTATGGAGAACCGCAAAGGCGTTATTATGCAGGCGCACATGGACATGGTTCCACAGAAAGCACCAGACAGCAAGCATAATTTCGAAACTGACCCTATCGAAACCATCATCGATGGCGACTGGGTACGTGCTAATCATACAACACTCGGTAGCGACGACGGACTTGGCGTAGCTACAATCATGGCTGTAATGGAATCAAAAGATTTGCAGCATGGTCCTATCGAGGGCTTGATTACCGCCGATGAAGAGACAGGCATGTATGGTGCCAACGATCTCCCAGCAGGCGAACTGAACGGTGACATTCTCTTGAACTTCGATACCGAGGTTTGGGGCGAGTTCGTTATCGGTAGCGCTGGCGGTATCGACATCACAGCAACTCTCGATTATAAAGAGGTAGAAACCGACAAGGAAGATGCTGCCGTTAAGGTAACCCTCAAGGGATTGAAAGGCGGTCACTCCGGTATCGAAATCAACGAAGGCAGAGCGAATGCCAACAAGTGCATGGTTCGTTTTGTGCGTGAAGCTATTTCAGAACTCGATGCCCGTCTAGCTTCATGGCAGGGTGGCAACATGCGCAATGCCATCCCATTCCAGGCTGAGGTTGTTCTGACCCTGCCTAAGGAGAACATTGAAGCTTTGAATGACCTGGTAGCAGACTGGAAGGACGAAATCTGTGATGAGTTCGAAGGCATTGAAACAACTGAGAACATCGAGTTCTTCGCTGAGAATGTAGAGACTCCAAAGATGCAGGTTCCTGCCGAAATCCAGGATAATCTTGTAGATGCAATCTACGCTTGCCACGATGGCGTATTGCGTATGGCTCCATCTATGCCAGAAATCGTAGAGACCTCTTCAAACCTCGCAATCGTTGAGATTGGTGACGGCAAGGCTGCCATCAAGATTCTGGCCCGTTCCAGCCACGAATACTACAAGATGTATCTTGCCACAATGGTAGAGAGCTGTTTCAACATGGCAGGCATGAAGGTTGAATTCAGCGGCAGCTATATGGGATGGAATCCTAACCCTAAGAGCGACATTCTGGAACACGTATTGAAGGTTTACAAAGAGCAGAACGGCACAGACGGTAAGGTACAGGCTGTTCACGCAGGTCTGGAGTGCTCTATCATCCTGAGCAAGTATCCTAACCTCGATGTCGTATCATTCGGTCCTACTCTTCTTAGTCCTCACACAGCCAATGAGCGTTGCCAGATCAGTTGCGTTGCTCCTTTCTGGAACCTTGTCAAGCAGCTCCTGACAGAGATTCCAGCAAAGTAA
- a CDS encoding magnesium transporter CorA family protein, with protein sequence MKTYWNIDKNLTVLNEWQPNCWIQVTCPTDEDQRLLEEEFKIPDYFLSDISDTDERARYEYDDGWMLIILRIPYVKEIRSRTPYTTVPLGIIHKRDVTITVCYYETNMMIDFVSYQQKRSEGFTDYVDMTFRLFLSSAVWYLKRLKQINSLIEKAKRNLDHGVNNESLIGLSRLQDSLTYFITSIRGNENLLSKLKFKLQVDELDADLIEDVNIEMTQARETTSIYSDILESTMDTYSSIINNNMNTTMRTLTSISIVMMLPTLISSLFGMNLINGMEDSHYGFAIALVISVIVSALSWGFLRYKRLL encoded by the coding sequence ATGAAGACTTATTGGAATATAGACAAGAATCTGACTGTACTCAATGAGTGGCAGCCAAACTGCTGGATACAAGTAACATGTCCAACTGATGAAGACCAGCGCTTGCTGGAAGAAGAATTCAAGATCCCTGATTATTTCCTCTCGGATATCAGCGATACCGATGAGCGTGCCCGCTATGAATATGACGATGGCTGGATGCTCATCATCCTCCGTATCCCTTATGTCAAGGAAATACGCAGCCGTACCCCATACACCACAGTGCCTCTGGGTATCATCCATAAGCGCGATGTTACCATCACCGTATGCTATTACGAAACCAACATGATGATTGATTTCGTAAGCTACCAGCAGAAGCGCAGCGAGGGGTTCACCGACTATGTAGACATGACCTTCCGTCTCTTCCTTTCATCAGCGGTTTGGTATCTGAAGCGATTGAAACAGATCAATTCGCTCATAGAAAAAGCAAAACGAAACCTCGATCATGGTGTGAACAATGAGAGCCTGATTGGCCTGAGCCGCCTGCAGGACTCCCTTACCTACTTCATCACCTCTATCCGAGGCAACGAGAATCTCCTGTCTAAGTTGAAGTTCAAGCTGCAGGTAGACGAACTTGATGCCGACCTCATTGAAGACGTAAACATCGAGATGACACAGGCACGCGAAACCACAAGCATCTACTCCGACATTCTGGAGTCGACGATGGATACCTATTCGAGCATCATCAACAACAACATGAATACCACGATGCGTACCTTGACCAGTATCAGTATCGTCATGATGTTGCCTACGCTGATTTCCTCATTGTTCGGTATGAACTTAATCAACGGTATGGAAGACAGCCATTACGGATTTGCCATTGCCCTGGTTATCTCCGTGATCGTTTCTGCACTTTCATGGGGCTTCCTCAGATACAAGCGCCTGCTCTAA